The Thiomonas sp. FB-Cd genome includes a window with the following:
- a CDS encoding AAA family ATPase codes for MEADFANLARLAASGAQEDVRLWLAKLVRRYRTSHPTLAERLNETLKATHTRSAGSAALRRAVAPSFSTAEATLPVDVDTRMSLLRVSDDRDSGLEGPLLPDALSAEIDGLILERFELDKLRAHGIRPPRSAILIGPPGVGKTLSARWIAYRLNKPLWVLDLTTVMSSLLGKTGANLRMVFDHAKANEAVLLLDEIDAIAKRRSDESDVGELKRLVTAILQEVDSWPDSGLLLAATNHPELIDPALWRRFDAIFRFPNADIGTVERGVRRFLARDADDFEPLIGLLADALKDTSLSDVERTVTMLRRQVLLKEASPAEAIVRLVAPHIEELDKAHRQTLAIELAKCKAYSHNRIMELTGVSRDTIRKYAGPSPIKGRSGRKDA; via the coding sequence TTGGAGGCTGATTTCGCCAATTTGGCGCGACTTGCGGCGTCGGGGGCGCAGGAAGATGTTCGTCTTTGGCTCGCCAAGCTCGTGCGTCGCTACCGGACGAGTCATCCTACCCTCGCGGAACGGTTGAACGAGACGCTGAAGGCAACGCATACGCGATCCGCCGGATCCGCCGCACTGCGTCGTGCGGTCGCGCCTTCATTCTCGACGGCCGAGGCCACTCTTCCCGTCGATGTCGACACCCGTATGTCGCTGCTCCGCGTGTCGGACGACCGAGATTCCGGTCTCGAAGGGCCGCTGCTTCCGGATGCCCTTTCGGCCGAGATTGACGGCCTGATCCTGGAACGATTCGAGCTGGACAAGCTTCGGGCGCATGGCATTCGTCCGCCACGATCAGCCATATTGATCGGTCCGCCGGGCGTTGGCAAGACACTGTCCGCACGATGGATCGCCTACCGTCTAAATAAACCTCTTTGGGTTTTGGATCTCACGACTGTGATGAGCAGCCTCTTGGGTAAGACAGGCGCCAATTTGCGAATGGTTTTCGACCATGCGAAGGCGAACGAGGCGGTGCTGCTGTTGGATGAAATCGACGCCATCGCGAAGCGCCGCAGCGACGAGTCTGACGTCGGAGAGTTGAAAAGGCTGGTCACAGCCATCCTTCAGGAGGTGGATAGCTGGCCTGACTCGGGACTACTGCTTGCGGCAACGAACCACCCTGAGCTGATTGACCCGGCCCTCTGGCGGAGGTTTGACGCAATCTTCAGATTCCCCAACGCGGACATCGGTACCGTCGAGCGAGGTGTCCGGCGGTTTCTCGCGCGGGATGCCGATGATTTTGAGCCGCTCATCGGGCTGCTGGCGGATGCCCTCAAAGACACTTCGCTTTCGGATGTCGAGCGAACGGTGACCATGCTCCGGCGGCAAGTCCTCTTGAAGGAAGCCTCGCCCGCCGAGGCGATCGTACGCCTAGTCGCACCGCACATCGAAGAGCTCGACAAAGCGCATCGGCAGACCCTTGCGATCGAATTGGCCAAATGCAAGGCATACTCCCACAACCGCATCATGGAACTGACCGGCGTTTCGCGCGACACAATTCGGAAGTACGCAGGGCCGTCGCCTATCAAGGGACGCAGTGGAAGAAAGGACGCATGA